A region from the Methylocella sp. genome encodes:
- a CDS encoding DUF2474 domain-containing protein, whose amino-acid sequence MTEGVSTNRKPWLSRIGWLVLIWTLSVAALGLVALAIRVIMSMAGLTT is encoded by the coding sequence TTGACCGAAGGGGTTTCCACCAATCGAAAGCCCTGGCTCAGCCGCATCGGTTGGCTCGTTCTGATCTGGACTTTAAGCGTGGCGGCGCTTGGCCTTGTGGCGTTGGCGATCCGCGTGATCATGTCCATGGCAGGTTTGACTACCTGA